CGTTAGTAACAAAAACCTACTAGATACTAAAGAGTTTTTCACTTTGTTTTACCTTCATTGTAAGAAAGAGGATGGGACAAAAGAGATCTAACACTTTTTTGCTGCGCCGTTGTTGTCCGCTTCGGCGGTGCTTTCCGCGGGCACACACGTAAGCCGCAACCCTCGCTAACGCGCGGAATGCCAGCGTCTTACGCTGTGTGCGTTCTGAGCAGGAGTCACCGCCTCCGCTACCAACAATTAGATAGCTAAGTTCTCCATATAGCAAAAATTTATGAACACTTTTCCTCTGTTCCTCAAATTTTTTTAGTTATGTCCCAGCCTCTTCATGTATGTTATTTTCCGTAGTAGGTTTTCGCAACCCAGTCTAAATCTCCAGGGTGCCAACCGCTAATTGCTTGTGTTGTACCGAGCCCCCATACACGGCCACTATCTGCTGCTACACTGCCCGTAATAGCCGATTCGTAACGAGCTCTAGAATAATGGTATACACCAGGCCAAGTCGTGTTTGCAATGACACGTTCATAAACTGCTGAACCTCTTCTAGTATAATCTTTTGTTGCCCTATGTACAGGGTTACTAGTAGCCAATGAAGAAAAACCACTATCTTGTCGTAAAGTAAAATAGCCCGTATCTTCACTCCACCCGCCATAAATCGTTGGGTCATCTAGTGTTACTGCATTTGCTGAAGATAACATTGTGCCGCTCATACTTAATGTAAATGCACCTACCAGCATCCATTTTGTAGTTTTCAAATTTAACACCCCTTGAATCACAAAATAAATTTTAAATTTTCAATATTATAATAATTTAAAATATAATTATCTGTCAATATTCTAAATTTAATAAAAATTGATAGTTTTAATAGTGATGTTTATTTAGACATCTATGTAAATCTGCCGCCGTTTTTGGGTGTTTGTTCTGTATCGATTTTCAAGGAAATAAAAAAGCACAACAAGGCATTAAACCTTGTTGTGCTCAATGATCTTATTTATCTTCAGATACGAATGGAAGTAATCCCATAATACGAGAAACTTTGATAGCTGAAGTTAATTTACGTTGGTACTTAGCGCTAGTGCCAGTTACGCGACGTGGTAAAATTTTACCGCGTTCAGAGATGAATTTTTTTAATAAATCCACATCTTTATAGTCGATATGCGTAATGTTATTAGCAGTGAAGTAGCAAACTTTACGGCGTTTGCGGCCTCCGCGACGTGGTGCCATAGTGATGTCTCCTCCTTATAAGTTTATAGTTTTTGTAGCTCGAAGAATTAGAATGGAAGATCGTCTTCTGATACTTCAATCGGTCCCTTGCTATTCGCAAATGGATCTTCGTCTACTCTTGTATAGTTCGGCTGGTTCATTGGTGGTTGATTTTGCTGATAAGAAGCACCGCCGCCAAATGAACCTTGCTGAGGCATCGCGCCACCATACTGTTGTTGTGGTTGTCCACCGCCATATGACGGCTGGCTATTAGCGTAAGATTGTCCACCGTATTGGTTCGATGCAGGAGCACCTCCACCACTACGAGGCTCTAAAAACTGTACGCTATCTGCCACAACATCAGTTGTATATACACGCTTACCATCTTGTCCTTCATAGCTACCTGTTTGGATACGACCTTCTACTCCAATCAAACTTCCTTTTTTCATGAAGTTCGCTAAGTTTTCAGCCTGTTTACGCCAAGCAACACAGCTAATGAAATCTGCTTCTTTTTCACCTTGTTGGTTTGAGAATGTACGATTTACAGCTACAGTAAATCGAGTAGACGCAATACCATTCGGTGTGTAGCGCAGCTCAGGGTCTTTTGTTAGTCTTCCAACTAATACGACACGATTTATCATCAGAATGCAACCTCCTTTTCAGCATTTTGTTTAAAATTATTTTGCTTCTTCGCGAACTGCAATGTGACGAATGATATCTTCGCTGATGTTAGCAAGACGTGTGTATTCGTTGATTGCTTCTGAAGGAGCGTTTACTTTCACGATTTGGTAGTAACCTTCGCGGAAGTCTTGGATCTCGTAAGCTAAGCGGCGTTTGCCCCACTCTTTTGCTTCGATGACTTCAGCACCGTTAGAAGTTAAGATTTCGTTGAAACGTTCAACTAAAGCTTTCTTCGCTTCGTCTTCAATGTTTGGACGTACGATGTACATTAATTCGTATTTTCTCATCTGTTTACACCTCCTTATGGACTCAGGCTCTCCTGTTTGCAGGGAGCAAGGAGTAAGTAATAAATATTACTCACATCAATGAATTGTAACACATTGGCATCTGTCTTTCAAGTCGCAATCAAATAATTCATTCGATATAATGAAGATTACTAATTTCATGAAGGAGGACTTCTATGTTACCCGATCAAAAACCCGAAGTAATTGAATTAGATATTAAGAAGCTAATGATGGATAGTGTTGTTATTACTAGTGGCCTCGCTATTTTATTTATTGCCATACAAGTCATATGTATGAAGGAGTTTCAAATTTCGGTTTGGCAAATGCTAAGTGGCTTTATCCTTTTTGTCATACTTTATATCGTGCTTATCATATTGCATGAAGCCTTTCATTTAATAGGCTTTATGCTCTTTGGTGGCGTGCCTTTTAAATCGCTAAAATATGGTATTAACTTAGAGCTTGGGGTAGCTTATGCAACGACCGACAAACCACTCCCTAATTATGCAATGAAAAAGGCGTTGTTATTGCCATTTTGGACAACTGGTATTATTCCAACCATTGCTGGCTTTTACTTTAATAGTACCGTCTTGCTACTTGCGGGTGCCTTTTTAATTGGCGGAGCAGTCGGAGATTTTGCCATGTATAAGGAATTGCGCAAATATCCTAAACATGCTCTTGTAGAGGACGATCCTCAGTTACCAAAGCTTTATGTTTATCCTCCACAGAAAACGGATAAGTAATGGCTATCTTCTAGGAGCTAAGTTGTTAGGGTGTTAAAAATCCATGTTGTGCAGCTGTACATAAATTTCTCCAAATGCGATTAATGGTTGCTGTTTCCATAATAGCGTCCATTCCGAGACTGCGAATAATATTATTGGCAATGTCCACACAGTCAGCTGCACTTTCTTTGCTCATTTCCGTAAACTGTTGGTATTCTTGCTCTGTCAGTTCAACTTCCTGTTTATGTTTTTGCCAATAGATTGTCAACATAGCGTAAAATTGTTCTTCAATCTGTTTAAAACGCTTTAGTTGTTGCATATAAAGAAACTGCAATGCGCCAATACGTTCTGTGCGATGGGATTCTTTATTTTTTCGTTCAATGACAGTAGCAGCCTCCTCTAAGAAATTCTCCGTAATGCCCAGACAAACACTTAAAAAAGAAGCTTCTGCAAAAGTGCCGAACGGAAAACGATAGACTGCATTATCATAATTATTTTTCCAAATACCTAATTGGAATGTTTGATCGAATGGTATCCATACATCTTGTACTCGAATTGTATGGCTTGCTGTTGCTTTTAAACCCATTGCTTGCCAATCATTGATAATTTCTACTTGCTCCCGGCTCACCGCGCAACTAATGATTTTATCTGTCAGCATACCATCTTCTTTAATAAAGCAATTCATGGTAAATGTTGTTGCATAGTCAGCTCCGCTACAATACTTCCACTGCCCTGTTACCGAATAACCGCTGTCCATTTTTACGGCTGTACCTGTAGGGTAGCCGCTCCCTGCTATTACTGCATCCCTTGGTGAAAAAATCTCTTCGGCTATTTCTTGCTTAAACGTTGGCGCAAACATATTACCGCCTGTTCCTATTGTCACAAGCCACCCAAAGTTCCCATCGATAGCAGACATGCGCTGAAAAACTTTTATTCCTTCGAGTAAGTCTAAATCTTTACCACCTAACTCTTTTGCTATAAACAATTTAAACAATTGTTGCTCATAAATGATTTCTAATATTTCTTGTGGTAACTTTCCTAACTGATCGATTTCTAAAGCCCGCTTTTTGATTTCTACTATGTTCATAATATCCCCCTTTAGAAATTGAAAATTCTGATATCTATATAACCAAAAATAGGCTATCCCAAACATGAAAATGATTCGCTAGGAGATAGCCTATTATGTTTTTATGAATATAAACTAAGTTCTGTTTGTATTTCATGAGAATTGCTTACATTCATAATGGCAATTTTAAATTAAACGTTAAAGCGGAATAACATGATATCGCCGTCTTGTACAATATATTCTTTACCTTCAAGACGTACTTTCCCCGCTTCTTTCGCAGCAGCTTGTGAGCCTGCTTCTACTAAATCATCGAAAGCAACTGTTTCTGCACGAATAAATCCACGCTCAAAGTCTGTATGAATAATACCAGCACATTGTGGTGCTTTCATGCCTTTACGGAATGTCCATGCACGTACTTCTTGGACCCCAGCTGTGAAGTATGTGGCAAGACCTAGTAAATCATATGAAGTACGGATTAGTTGGTCTAAACCTGATTCTTTAATGCCTAGTTCTTCTAAGAACATCGCTTTTTCTTCATCGTCAAGCTCAGAAATTTCTTCTTCTATTTTTGCACAAATTGTAATTACTTGCGCACCTTCAGCTGATGCATATTCACGTACCTTTTGAACATATTCATTATTATCTGCATCTGCCACTTCGTCCTCTGAAACATTGGCAACATAAAGCATTGGTTTAATCGTTAATAGGTGAAGACCTTTAATCACTTTTAGTTCGTCCTCTGAAAGTTCAGCAGCACGAGCAGGTCGTCCGTTTTCTAATTCAGCTTTGATTTTTAGAAGAATCGGTTCTTCAACCATCGCTTCTTTATCTTTTTGTTTTGCCATTTTACTTACGCGTTGTAAACGTTTATCCACTGATTCTAAATCAGCAAGTGCTAGCTCTAAATTAATTACTTCAATGTCATCAATTGGATCTACCGCACCTGACACGTGTGTAATATTTTCATCTACAAAGCAACGTACTACTTGGCAGATTGCATCTACTTCACGAATATGTGCAAGGAATTTGTTTCCTAAACCTTCTCCTTTAGAAGCACCTTTTACGATACCTGCAATATCAGTAAATTCAAATGCTGTTGGCACTGTCTTTTTCGGTATTACTAACTCTGTTAGTTTGTCTAAACGTGCATCTGGTACTTCAACAATACCTACGTTTGGATCAATTGTTGCGAATGGATAGTTGGCAGCCAAAGCGCCCGCTTTTGTAATTGCGTTAAATAATGTTGATTTTCCAACGTTAGGTAAACCAACGATTCCAGCTGTTAATGCCATAAATGGACACAACCTTTCTATAATCAGTTCAATTTTGTTCCTGTTAAACCACAGTATTATGACACTCTAACGCCCAATCCGTATTGAAGGAGACTGACATAAACCCGACACAAGCAATTCCACCCTACGTCATTTTGTCCGGATTTTTCCTTTGAGCTTGCTCGGCAAAAAGCTCTCTGTAAATCTGTCCATTCACTGGGGAAATTCACTTGATGCAATCGGGGTTTGAATCCCCCATGAATTTAAGTGCATAGTTGGTATTCATCCCCACGAACTTCTGTTGACGCAAGTTAAAGTTTTCTTTATAACCCTATCTATTATATTGATTCGCCCATAAAAAGTCTAATACACAAAAAGCTAGACTTCACTTGCACGCTTTATGACTTTCTTCATTTTTTTCTCAAATTCTCGACGCGGAATCATCACACTGTGCTGACATCCTTCGCATTTAATACGCACATCTGCACCCATACGAATAATTTTCCACTCATTTGTGCCACATGGATGTTGTTTTTTCATTTCGACAATATCATTTAGATCAAATTTTTTCGCTTCCATATTATTCACTTCTCCCATCATCTTTTCCACTTCCACCATATAACATCATTTTAGGATACGCCATAGGAATATCATGTTCCTCAAATAATTGTGTCACATCACGGCGAATTGTTCGAGCTACGCCATATTGTTGTTGTGGCAATGTTTCAGCAGCAATGCGAATCGTTACTTCTGTTCCTTTTACATTTTGGACGCCTAAAAAGGTAGGTACTGCCACTAGCTCTTTATGAATTTCGGGTAGTGTTTCTAAATACTTTTTAATAAGCCCTTCCGCTTTTTCGAAATTTGCATCTGTCGTCATTTGTAAATCTATAAAAATTTTCGAGTTATTGATAGAGTAGTTAATAACCTCTCCAATTGAACCATTTGGAATAATAAATTGCTCCCCAGTAGCACCATTAATCTTTGTTGTACGTAATCCTATCTCTACAACTGTTCCTTCCGCTGCGTTTATTTTAATATAATCCCCTACACCGAATTGGTCTTCAAAAATAATAAAAAACCCTGTAATTACATCCTTTACTAAACTTTGAGCACCAAACCCGATAGCTAAACCGACGATTCCCGCTCCGGCAAGTAGGCCCGCTACCTTAATGTTAAGTGAAGAAAGGATAGCTATAATTGCCGAAAAATAGACAACATACGAAATAACACTTTGTAATAATCTTGCAATTGTTCGTTGTCTGCGCTCTGAATGATTTAATGGTGAGCGCATACGTAGTAAAAATACTTTTTTAATAAATTTTTTACCTAATCGTACAGCTAACCACGATGCAATAAGGATTAATGTAATTTCAATCGTTACATCGATAACCTGATCCCAAAAGGCCTCCGACGTCAGTTGATCCCATTTTTTCTGCATTACTCTTGTGTTGAATTCCATTATTACCACCTCTTGAATAACTTGTTAAAAATTTGCGTATACTGCATAAAAATTGAGCACTTCTTCCAAATAAAAATGAAAGTGAGTTTTTTTATGAATACTATTCCAAATTTAGTACTGCCCTATTCGCTTCATCACGAAAGTAAAAATGCTGTTTGGCAATTGAGTACATTATTTTTAGAGTATATTCCTTTTCATCATGAACGTCTTATTTTTTGTTGTATCGGAAGTGATCGTTGTACTGGGGATACATTAGGACCATTAACAGGTAGTTTTTTGAAAAAGTCTGTTAGTTTCCCTTATGAAGTTGTAGGAACTTTAGAAAATCCATTGCATGCCCTCAACTTAGATTCAACCATACAGCAGTTACACCATCATACTACGAAACCTTTTATTATTGCGATTGATGCATGTCTAGGTAGTGAACAAAACGTTGGACATATTGCAGTGCAGAACGGACCAATATTGCCTGGGAAAGCGGTAAAAAAAGAATTGCCCCCAATTGGTGACATTTCCGTTAAAGGGATTGTCAATATTGGAGGCTTTATGGAAATGCTCGTGTTACAAAATACGCGACTGCATATCTCTTATGCAATGGCTGAAAAGCTTTCAAGAGCTTTACTGCTTGCTGCACATCGCTACTCATTGAAAAGGATAGATGATGGCAACCATGATGCCGGCAACGACAATACCCGGCAACAAGTTAGCAGCCTTGATCTTTGTTAGGCCTGCTATATTTAACCCTATCGCTAAAATCATAACACCACCTACTGATGTCATTTCTGTAATGAACATCTGTAGGGCGTCATCTGGGATATATGCACTGATGACGCCTGCAAAAATGGCAATTACCGCTTGGTATACAAATACTGGAACTGCTGATAATAATACGCCAATCCCTAAAGTAGAAGCTAAAATAATGGATGTAAAACCATCAATAATACCTTTTGTTATTAAGACATTATGATCCTGTCGTAGCCCGCTATCAAGTGCACCTATGATTGCCATTGAGCCAACAACAAATATTAATGATGCAGTTACAAAGCCTTCTGCAATATTAATTTGATTGTCATTCGTACGTCTTTTACTAAAAAGTGATTCAATCCACTGACCAAGTCGATTCATTTGCTTATCTAAATCTAGCCATTCTCCAATCACAGTTCCTACTACTAAACTGACCACTAAAATAATAAAATTATTACTCTCGAAGCCCATTTTGATCCCTAAAAGCGCGACAGATAAGCCAATAATCGATAATACAGAAGCTTTCATCGACTCAGGAATATTTTTAAAAATGCGCCCCACCAATGCACCGACTATAATCAACAGTGCATTAATTAATGCTCCTAAAATTACCACAAAAAGGCCTACCTTCTCTCTAGAAAAATAGAGAGCGCCTAGTATATTGGCGCTCTAATTACATTAGTGGACTATTAATCATCTTCTTGGATGTTTAATATTTCCAAAATACGTTCCAAATCATCTTCAGAGTAAAATTCAATTTCAATTTTACCTTTGTTATTTGCCTTTTTAATTTGGACGTTTGTTCCAAAATAATCACGTAATTGTGATTCTTTCGCTACAACAAAAATATCCTTCTTCTTCGGTTGCGATGTTTCACGTGAAACTTCTTCATTTAAACTTTGCACCAAAATTTCTACCTGACGCACATTCAAGCCTTGTTTAATAATCTTGCGTGCAACTTCTGGGATTCTTCTTTTATTTTTTAACCCAAGTAAGGCACGTCCTTGTCCCATTGATAATATACCTTCATTCATCAATGCTCGAACTTCCTCTGGCAAAGCTAATAAACGAACGTGATTCGCAATATGCGGCCTACTCTTACCTAAGCGTTTGGATAACTCCTCTTGTGTTAGATGTAAGTTTTCCATTAAACTTTGATATGCTTCTGCCTCTTCAATAACTGTTAAATCTTCACGTTGTAAATTTTCTAAAATAGCAAGCTCCATCATTTGTGAGTCCGTTAGCTCTTTCACAATCGCTGGCAATAATTCTAAGCCTGCTAACTGTGCCGCTCTATAACGACGTTCTCCTGCTACAATTTCATATTTCTGTCCTTTTTTCCGTACAGCAATTGGTTGTAAAATACCGTGTTCCTGAATTGAATCAGCTAATTCTTGTAATGTTTCTTCATCGAATATTTTACGAGGCTGAAATGGATTTGCGACTATTAGCTTTAGTTGTAGTTCTTCTACTTTTTCACTTTGTTCTAGCGATTCTCCTGGAAATAGAGCACCAATACCTTTTCCTAAACCTTTAGCCATTTTTTATCACTTCCCTCGCCATCTCTAAATAAACTTCAGCACCTCTTGATTTTGCATCATAAATAATAATAGGCTGTCCATGACTTGGAGCCTCACTTAATCGTACATTACGAGGAATAATCGTTTTATATACTTTATCTTGAAAATATTTTTTCACTTCATCAATTACTTGTAAACCTAAATTAGTTCTTGCATCAAGCATTGTTAATAATACGCCATCAATATATAACTGCTGATTCAAATGCTTTTGCACTAAACGCACAGTCGATAATAATTGACTTAACCCTTCTAATGCATAATATTCACATTGCACAGGAATTATCAGTGCATCAGACGCCGTTAACGCATTAATTGTTAGTAGCCCTAATGAGGGTGGGCAATCAATAATAATATAGTCATAGTCTTCTTTAATGTCTTGAAGTGCATGCTTTAAGCGTACTTCACGAGAAATCGTTGAAACTAATTCAATCTCTGCTCCCGCTAAAGAAATGGTCGCAGGGACGATTGATAGATTTTCAACATTTGTTTGTTGAACGACATTTTCAACGTTTTCGTCATCGATTAGTACATCATAAATACAACTTTGTATTTCTCCTTTATTAATGCCCAGTCCACTTGTTGTATTGCCCTGTGGATCTGTATCAATCAATAGCACTTTTTTTCCTAAATATGCTAGACAAGCGCTTAAATTGACCGATGTCGTTGTTTTACCTACGCCACCCTTTTGATTGGCGATTGCTATAATTCTACCCATTTAAAAGCACCTGCTTTCATCTATCAAAGTTTGCTTTGACAAATCCATTTGTAAAATCATTGTTCAATACCGTTATCTTACTTATCATTCTATCAAAAAAACTCAACAGAGTTGTATAAAATATTAAGAATATATACAAAAAAGGAGGCATCTTAGATTTATTTCTAAGATCCTCCCTTGTATTCCACATATAAAACTGCACAAATTACTTTTTTAATATAATTAAAATAAATTAAGATTTCTTCTTTTTAGGTATTTTTACTGTAATTTGATAGTATTCTTCTGTGTCTTCTTCTTCTGTCTTAACCGTTATACCACTTTTCGTCACCATTGATAGTGATTGTTTAATCGTATTTAAGGCTATACGGACATCTTTACTTATTGCTTTTCTTTTCGGCTTCACTTTTTTAGGAATCGCTTCTTCTTGATCCGCCGCTTCTGGATGTAATAATGCATGGATATGCTCTTCTAATTGGCGAACATTCCAATCATGCTCAATTGCTTGATGCAAAATCTCTAATTGTAATGTTTGATCTTTAATAGCAATTAGTGCACGGGCATGTCTTTCAGAAATTTGACGCTTTAATATAGCTTGCTGCACTTCTTCAGGAAGCTTTAATAGACGTAATTTATTGGCTACCGTGGATTGTCCTTTTCCTAGTCGTTGGGCAAGAGCTTCTTGTGTAAGCTCATGAAGCTCTAATAATTTTTGGTAGGCCACTGCCTCTTCAATTGCCGTTAACTCTTCACGTTGAAGGTTTTCAATTAATGCAATTGATGCTGTTTCCTTATCTGTTAAATTCCGTACAATTGCAGGAACTTCTGTCCATTGCAGCTTTTTCATTGCGCGGTAACGACGCTCACCGGCGATGATTTCATATTGATTGTTTGCTGTGCTACGTACAACAATTGGTTGAATCACACCATGGGTATGAATGGTTCTAGATAATTCTTCAATTTTTTCGTCATCAAAAATAGTACGTGGCTGAAAACGGTTTGGTACAATTTGATCGATTGGAAGCTTAATGACCTCTTCTGTTGCACGAACCGCCTCTGCTTGTTCTACTTCATTTTCCACAATAGGCTCTGCTTTATTTCCGCCTCCAAAAAAACGTGAAAAAGGACTTTTCATCCAAGTGGCACCACCTTTAAGTAACTATCTTGCTCTGTCTCATTCTATTATTATTTATTATATTTCCTAAAATGTATATAGTTCATAGATGTCATTTGCGTGAACCATCCATAACTAGTATGTATGCTCAAACTAGAGAAAATATTTTTCCAGTTTGAGAAGTTTCACATGAAACACTAATTATTGAATAGGTGTTTTATTTGGTACACCAGGCTTACGCGGATATTTTTTTGGCGTTCCTTTTATTTTATCAAAAACATATAAAGTACGTTCACTTTCTTCAACAGGTAAAGTAAAAGAATACTCTTCTTTTAATGTAACACCTAAAGTGACTAATGCTTTTTTGGCATCTTTTAATTCTTCTGGACCTGCCGCTGCCTTTAACGCAACAAAGTAACCACCCTGTTTTGCTAGTGGTACACATAATTCCGATAGTACAGATAAGCGAGCTACTGCACGGGCTGTTACAACATCAAATTGTTCACGATATTTGATATTTTGACCAAATTCCTCTGCACGAGCATGGACAAAATGCATATGATCTAACTGTAATTCTTCACTTAAATGATTTAAAAATGTAATGCGTTTATTTAAAGAATCTACAATTGTTACTTGTAAATGAGGGAAGCAGATTTTAATTGGAATACTAGGGAAACCAGCTCCAGCTCCTACATCACAAACGGTTGTTACC
This DNA window, taken from Lysinibacillus sp. FSL M8-0337, encodes the following:
- the rpsR gene encoding 30S ribosomal protein S18, which translates into the protein MAPRRGGRKRRKVCYFTANNITHIDYKDVDLLKKFISERGKILPRRVTGTSAKYQRKLTSAIKVSRIMGLLPFVSEDK
- a CDS encoding ParB/RepB/Spo0J family partition protein — translated: MAKGLGKGIGALFPGESLEQSEKVEELQLKLIVANPFQPRKIFDEETLQELADSIQEHGILQPIAVRKKGQKYEIVAGERRYRAAQLAGLELLPAIVKELTDSQMMELAILENLQREDLTVIEEAEAYQSLMENLHLTQEELSKRLGKSRPHIANHVRLLALPEEVRALMNEGILSMGQGRALLGLKNKRRIPEVARKIIKQGLNVRQVEILVQSLNEEVSRETSQPKKKDIFVVAKESQLRDYFGTNVQIKKANNKGKIEIEFYSEDDLERILEILNIQEDD
- a CDS encoding DUF951 domain-containing protein — protein: MEAKKFDLNDIVEMKKQHPCGTNEWKIIRMGADVRIKCEGCQHSVMIPRREFEKKMKKVIKRASEV
- a CDS encoding acyl-CoA dehydrogenase family protein; translation: MNIVEIKKRALEIDQLGKLPQEILEIIYEQQLFKLFIAKELGGKDLDLLEGIKVFQRMSAIDGNFGWLVTIGTGGNMFAPTFKQEIAEEIFSPRDAVIAGSGYPTGTAVKMDSGYSVTGQWKYCSGADYATTFTMNCFIKEDGMLTDKIISCAVSREQVEIINDWQAMGLKATASHTIRVQDVWIPFDQTFQLGIWKNNYDNAVYRFPFGTFAEASFLSVCLGITENFLEEAATVIERKNKESHRTERIGALQFLYMQQLKRFKQIEEQFYAMLTIYWQKHKQEVELTEQEYQQFTEMSKESAADCVDIANNIIRSLGMDAIMETATINRIWRNLCTAAQHGFLTP
- the ssb gene encoding single-stranded DNA-binding protein, yielding MINRVVLVGRLTKDPELRYTPNGIASTRFTVAVNRTFSNQQGEKEADFISCVAWRKQAENLANFMKKGSLIGVEGRIQTGSYEGQDGKRVYTTDVVADSVQFLEPRSGGGAPASNQYGGQSYANSQPSYGGGQPQQQYGGAMPQQGSFGGGASYQQNQPPMNQPNYTRVDEDPFANSKGPIEVSEDDLPF
- a CDS encoding AAA family ATPase, with the protein product MGRIIAIANQKGGVGKTTTSVNLSACLAYLGKKVLLIDTDPQGNTTSGLGINKGEIQSCIYDVLIDDENVENVVQQTNVENLSIVPATISLAGAEIELVSTISREVRLKHALQDIKEDYDYIIIDCPPSLGLLTINALTASDALIIPVQCEYYALEGLSQLLSTVRLVQKHLNQQLYIDGVLLTMLDARTNLGLQVIDEVKKYFQDKVYKTIIPRNVRLSEAPSHGQPIIIYDAKSRGAEVYLEMAREVIKNG
- the rsmG gene encoding 16S rRNA (guanine(527)-N(7))-methyltransferase RsmG; translation: MNEQQFIEALKDKGIELSDKQLAQFKKYFELLVEWNEKMNLTAITDFEGVYLKHFYDSISASFYFDFTQVTTVCDVGAGAGFPSIPIKICFPHLQVTIVDSLNKRITFLNHLSEELQLDHMHFVHARAEEFGQNIKYREQFDVVTARAVARLSVLSELCVPLAKQGGYFVALKAAAGPEELKDAKKALVTLGVTLKEEYSFTLPVEESERTLYVFDKIKGTPKKYPRKPGVPNKTPIQ
- the rpsF gene encoding 30S ribosomal protein S6, with amino-acid sequence MRKYELMYIVRPNIEDEAKKALVERFNEILTSNGAEVIEAKEWGKRRLAYEIQDFREGYYQIVKVNAPSEAINEYTRLANISEDIIRHIAVREEAK
- a CDS encoding DUF3267 domain-containing protein — protein: MLPDQKPEVIELDIKKLMMDSVVITSGLAILFIAIQVICMKEFQISVWQMLSGFILFVILYIVLIILHEAFHLIGFMLFGGVPFKSLKYGINLELGVAYATTDKPLPNYAMKKALLLPFWTTGIIPTIAGFYFNSTVLLLAGAFLIGGAVGDFAMYKELRKYPKHALVEDDPQLPKLYVYPPQKTDK
- a CDS encoding mechanosensitive ion channel family protein, which codes for MEFNTRVMQKKWDQLTSEAFWDQVIDVTIEITLILIASWLAVRLGKKFIKKVFLLRMRSPLNHSERRQRTIARLLQSVISYVVYFSAIIAILSSLNIKVAGLLAGAGIVGLAIGFGAQSLVKDVITGFFIIFEDQFGVGDYIKINAAEGTVVEIGLRTTKINGATGEQFIIPNGSIGEVINYSINNSKIFIDLQMTTDANFEKAEGLIKKYLETLPEIHKELVAVPTFLGVQNVKGTEVTIRIAAETLPQQQYGVARTIRRDVTQLFEEHDIPMAYPKMMLYGGSGKDDGRSE
- the yyaC gene encoding spore protease YyaC; its protein translation is MNTIPNLVLPYSLHHESKNAVWQLSTLFLEYIPFHHERLIFCCIGSDRCTGDTLGPLTGSFLKKSVSFPYEVVGTLENPLHALNLDSTIQQLHHHTTKPFIIAIDACLGSEQNVGHIAVQNGPILPGKAVKKELPPIGDISVKGIVNIGGFMEMLVLQNTRLHISYAMAEKLSRALLLAAHRYSLKRIDDGNHDAGNDNTRQQVSSLDLC
- the ychF gene encoding redox-regulated ATPase YchF, with translation MALTAGIVGLPNVGKSTLFNAITKAGALAANYPFATIDPNVGIVEVPDARLDKLTELVIPKKTVPTAFEFTDIAGIVKGASKGEGLGNKFLAHIREVDAICQVVRCFVDENITHVSGAVDPIDDIEVINLELALADLESVDKRLQRVSKMAKQKDKEAMVEEPILLKIKAELENGRPARAAELSEDELKVIKGLHLLTIKPMLYVANVSEDEVADADNNEYVQKVREYASAEGAQVITICAKIEEEISELDDEEKAMFLEELGIKESGLDQLIRTSYDLLGLATYFTAGVQEVRAWTFRKGMKAPQCAGIIHTDFERGFIRAETVAFDDLVEAGSQAAAKEAGKVRLEGKEYIVQDGDIMLFRFNV
- the noc gene encoding nucleoid occlusion protein translates to MKSPFSRFFGGGNKAEPIVENEVEQAEAVRATEEVIKLPIDQIVPNRFQPRTIFDDEKIEELSRTIHTHGVIQPIVVRSTANNQYEIIAGERRYRAMKKLQWTEVPAIVRNLTDKETASIALIENLQREELTAIEEAVAYQKLLELHELTQEALAQRLGKGQSTVANKLRLLKLPEEVQQAILKRQISERHARALIAIKDQTLQLEILHQAIEHDWNVRQLEEHIHALLHPEAADQEEAIPKKVKPKRKAISKDVRIALNTIKQSLSMVTKSGITVKTEEEDTEEYYQITVKIPKKKKS
- a CDS encoding DUF554 domain-containing protein, producing MVILGALINALLIIVGALVGRIFKNIPESMKASVLSIIGLSVALLGIKMGFESNNFIILVVSLVVGTVIGEWLDLDKQMNRLGQWIESLFSKRRTNDNQINIAEGFVTASLIFVVGSMAIIGALDSGLRQDHNVLITKGIIDGFTSIILASTLGIGVLLSAVPVFVYQAVIAIFAGVISAYIPDDALQMFITEMTSVGGVMILAIGLNIAGLTKIKAANLLPGIVVAGIMVAIIYPFQ